CCCCGCCGGGCTCCGGCGAGCCGTTCGGCCGGGGATCCGCGTCGTCACCGCGGGCGCGCCGCCGGCTGCGGCGACGATCGGTCGGATCGAGGGCGACTTTGGGTGGGAGATCATCCACGTGTACGGCCTGACGGAGACGTCGCCGTTCATCACCATCTGCGAGCCCCGGCCGGAGCACGCCGGCCTCTCCGCTGACGACCGCGTGGCCGTCAAGGCCCGGCAGGGCGTTGAGTTGATCCCGTCTGGCGAGCTTCGGGTCGTCGACCCGGAAGGGCGTGAGGTCCCGCATGACGGCCTGACCATGGGGGAGATCGTCGTGCGCGGGAATGCGGTCATGAAAGGGTACTACAATGACCCCGAGGCGACGGCGACGGCCTTCGCCGGCGGCTGGTTCCATACCGGCGATGCGGCCGTCGTCCATCCCGACTGCTACGTCGAGGTCCGCGACCGGATCAAGGACGTCATCATCAGCGGGGGCGAAAACATCTCCTCGGTGGAGGTGGAGGGCACGCTGCTGCGCTGTCCCGCGGTTCAAGAGGTGGCGGTCGTTGGGCTGCCCGACGAGCAGTGGGGCGAGGCGCCCCACGCGTTTGTCGTGCTGAAGGCGGGTGTGTCTGCGACGGAGGCCGACCTCCGCGAGTTCGCGCGGGATCATCTCGCGCACTTCAAGGTGCCCAAATCGTTTCACTTCGTGGACGACCTGCCGCGGACGGCTACGGGGAAGATCCAGAAGTACGTGCTCCGCGGCGGCCGAGCCGCGATCGGCCGGCAGTAGGCCGCCCGTTCCGAGGATCGCCAGCCGAGACTTCCTGGAAATTGCCGTCAATCCTCCAGGGAACTGGCATTGACAGCGCTCCACTTCGCGTCTA
This window of the bacterium genome carries:
- a CDS encoding AMP-binding protein; protein product: PAGLRRAVRPGIRVVTAGAPPAAATIGRIEGDFGWEIIHVYGLTETSPFITICEPRPEHAGLSADDRVAVKARQGVELIPSGELRVVDPEGREVPHDGLTMGEIVVRGNAVMKGYYNDPEATATAFAGGWFHTGDAAVVHPDCYVEVRDRIKDVIISGGENISSVEVEGTLLRCPAVQEVAVVGLPDEQWGEAPHAFVVLKAGVSATEADLREFARDHLAHFKVPKSFHFVDDLPRTATGKIQKYVLRGGRAAIGRQ